The Amycolatopsis sp. DG1A-15b genome window below encodes:
- a CDS encoding sugar ABC transporter permease — MTVLTPERAASVPAPARPGATAQGRRGRGRAGLVLAAPFAILLTATVLVPIGYALYLSLFTDRLSGLGFSGPRQAFVALGNYADVVTDSAFHASLGNVALFVVVHIPIMLGLALLLALLIDSAVVRLKRVWSLAVFLPYAVPTVITGLIWAYLYSPNSGLTALLPFDPLGKTGILPSIVNIATWQWVGYNMIIFYTALQAVPRDVLEAARADGAGGFRTAWSVKVPMIRPTLFVALVFTVIGSLQLFTEPLVLRGFTGSVTSTWSPSLYVYEAAFIANDYGRAAAASVLLAVVSALLSALVMRLSARRSR; from the coding sequence ATGACCGTCCTCACCCCCGAACGCGCCGCGAGCGTGCCGGCGCCCGCCCGCCCCGGTGCCACGGCGCAGGGCCGCCGTGGCCGCGGCCGCGCCGGTCTCGTGCTGGCGGCGCCGTTCGCGATCCTGCTGACGGCCACCGTGCTCGTCCCGATCGGGTACGCGCTCTACCTGAGCTTGTTCACCGATCGCTTGTCCGGCTTGGGTTTCTCCGGCCCGCGGCAGGCGTTCGTCGCGCTCGGCAACTACGCCGATGTCGTCACCGACAGCGCGTTCCACGCCAGCCTCGGCAACGTGGCGCTGTTCGTCGTGGTCCACATCCCGATCATGCTCGGCCTGGCCCTCCTGCTCGCCCTGCTCATCGACTCCGCCGTCGTGCGCCTCAAGCGGGTCTGGTCACTGGCGGTCTTCCTGCCCTACGCGGTGCCGACCGTGATCACCGGGCTCATCTGGGCCTACCTCTACAGCCCGAACTCGGGGCTGACCGCGCTGCTGCCGTTCGACCCGCTGGGCAAGACCGGCATCCTGCCCTCGATCGTGAACATCGCGACCTGGCAGTGGGTCGGCTACAACATGATCATCTTCTACACGGCGCTGCAGGCCGTCCCCCGTGACGTCCTCGAAGCCGCGCGCGCCGACGGCGCCGGGGGCTTCCGGACGGCGTGGTCGGTCAAGGTCCCGATGATCCGGCCGACCCTGTTCGTCGCCCTCGTGTTCACCGTCATCGGGTCTCTGCAGCTGTTCACCGAACCCCTGGTGCTGCGCGGGTTCACCGGCTCGGTGACGAGCACCTGGTCCCCGAGCCTCTACGTGTACGAGGCCGCGTTCATCGCCAACGACTACGGCCGCGCCGCCGCCGCGTCCGTGCTGCTGGCCGTCGTTTCCGCCCTGCTCTCGGCGCTGGTCATGCGCCTGTCCGCCCGGAGGTCCCGGTGA
- a CDS encoding carbohydrate ABC transporter permease gives MHVLLVLAALYAVLPLVWLVTSATKSVGDFSTTGAFEFGQWNLGSNIGALFTQENGVFLAWIRNSLLYAGLGAVLGSLICAACGYAIAKLDFPGRRALFAVTLTGVLVPTTALALPLYLLASQLQVVGTFWAVFIPLLTNPFGVYLARVYAEAAVPGEVLEAARTDGAGELRTFFTIALPMMRPGLVTIFLFQFVGIWNNFFLPLVMLTDPKLFPMSLGLYQWSTRVTQFPQYNPLVITGSLLAVLPLVVAFVLLHRQWRSGLAAGSVK, from the coding sequence GTGCACGTCCTGCTGGTGCTGGCCGCCCTGTACGCGGTCCTGCCGCTGGTCTGGCTGGTCACCTCGGCCACCAAGTCCGTCGGCGACTTCTCCACGACCGGCGCGTTCGAGTTCGGGCAGTGGAACCTCGGCAGCAACATCGGCGCCCTGTTCACCCAGGAGAACGGGGTCTTCCTCGCCTGGATCCGCAACTCGCTGCTCTACGCCGGCCTCGGCGCGGTGCTCGGCTCGCTGATCTGCGCCGCCTGCGGGTACGCGATCGCGAAGCTCGACTTCCCGGGCCGCCGCGCGCTGTTCGCGGTGACGCTGACCGGGGTCCTCGTGCCGACCACCGCACTGGCCCTGCCGCTGTACCTGCTGGCCTCGCAGCTGCAGGTGGTCGGCACGTTCTGGGCGGTGTTCATCCCCCTGCTCACCAACCCCTTCGGCGTCTACCTCGCCCGTGTCTACGCCGAAGCCGCGGTGCCCGGCGAGGTGCTCGAAGCGGCCCGGACCGACGGCGCGGGCGAGCTGCGGACGTTCTTCACCATCGCGCTGCCGATGATGCGGCCCGGCCTGGTCACCATCTTCCTGTTCCAGTTCGTCGGGATCTGGAACAACTTCTTCCTGCCGCTGGTGATGCTCACCGACCCGAAGCTGTTCCCGATGAGCCTCGGCCTGTACCAGTGGAGCACGCGCGTCACCCAGTTCCCGCAGTACAACCCGCTCGTCATCACCGGCTCCCTGCTGGCCGTGCTGCCACTGGTCGTGGCGTTCGTCCTGCTGCACCGGCAATGGCGGTCCGGGCTGGCGGCGGGCAGCGTCAAGTGA
- a CDS encoding protein kinase: protein MAAKKGALAGRYRLLEPAGRLPGGTAWRAKDELLDRFVVVEQLPPGCPFDAAHSDRVRAKAIRDARVAVRLHHPHVVVVHDVFEHDLTPYVVTEDLAAGTLAELVERRGSFPPDRVAALGAQLASALAAAHAEGILHRGFGPDKVLVTADGTAKITGFGLGTGGFPAPEAAGGSSAGCPSDVYSLGATLYFALEGRVPGTAVPPRTRGPVLDAVLDLVRPEPAARPSMAEAGRTLTDLAVSRPLAVIPARSARSRTRVLVTGTVLVVALGTAVTTRAALRRPASRSSARTRRIHS, encoded by the coding sequence GTGGCAGCGAAAAAGGGTGCATTGGCCGGGCGGTACCGGCTGCTCGAACCGGCCGGCCGCCTTCCCGGCGGCACGGCGTGGCGGGCCAAGGACGAATTGCTGGACCGGTTCGTCGTCGTCGAACAGCTGCCGCCCGGGTGCCCGTTCGACGCGGCCCATTCCGACCGCGTCCGGGCCAAGGCGATCCGCGACGCGCGCGTGGCCGTCCGGCTGCACCACCCGCACGTCGTCGTCGTGCACGACGTCTTCGAGCACGACCTGACGCCGTACGTGGTGACGGAGGACCTGGCGGCCGGCACCCTGGCCGAGCTGGTCGAGCGGCGCGGGAGCTTCCCGCCGGACCGCGTCGCGGCCCTCGGCGCGCAGCTGGCTTCGGCGCTGGCGGCCGCGCACGCCGAGGGCATCCTCCACCGCGGCTTCGGCCCGGACAAGGTGCTCGTCACCGCCGACGGGACGGCCAAGATCACCGGCTTCGGGCTGGGTACCGGCGGCTTCCCCGCCCCCGAAGCAGCCGGCGGTTCGAGCGCGGGATGTCCCTCGGACGTCTATTCCCTGGGCGCCACGCTGTATTTCGCGCTCGAAGGGCGGGTGCCCGGCACCGCCGTCCCGCCGCGGACGCGCGGACCGGTGCTCGACGCCGTGCTGGACCTCGTGCGCCCGGAGCCGGCGGCCCGGCCGTCGATGGCCGAAGCCGGCCGGACGCTCACCGACCTCGCCGTGTCCCGTCCGCTGGCGGTGATCCCGGCCCGCAGCGCCCGGTCCCGGACCCGCGTCCTGGTGACGGGCACGGTGCTCGTGGTCGCCCTCGGCACGGCGGTGACGACGCGCGCGGCCCTCCGCCGCCCGGCATCCCGGTCGTCCGCGCGCACCCGCCGGATCCATTCCTGA
- a CDS encoding hydroxyacid dehydrogenase — MTRRPETLLVMARDTRELQFGAAELARLRATARLGEPLCTDELASAPVRARLAEVEVLITSWGCPPLDDAVLRAAPHLRAVLHAAGSVRDHVGAAVFDRGLLVTTAADANAEPVAQYTLGAILWAFKKVPFLAADARKFREDWSYRDQRGELSGRDRTVVLVGFSRVGRRVAALLRLLDLARVLVVDPVADASEIRAAGAEPAPLAEALPQADVLSLHAPSLPETRHMIGAAELAALPPGAVLINTARGALVDTAALEHACAADGLHAVLDVTEPEPLPAGSPLYDLPNVVLTPHVAGSLGSETRRMSAEALGELERYAAGLPPRAPVTRHSLAVQA, encoded by the coding sequence GTGACCCGCCGCCCGGAGACCCTGCTGGTGATGGCGCGGGACACGAGGGAACTGCAGTTCGGCGCCGCCGAACTGGCCCGGCTGCGCGCCACCGCCCGGCTCGGTGAGCCGCTGTGCACCGACGAACTCGCCTCGGCGCCGGTGCGCGCGCGGCTGGCCGAGGTGGAGGTGCTGATCACGTCGTGGGGCTGTCCCCCGCTCGACGACGCGGTCCTGCGGGCCGCGCCGCACCTGCGGGCGGTGCTGCACGCGGCCGGCAGCGTCCGCGACCACGTCGGCGCGGCGGTGTTCGACCGCGGCCTGCTGGTCACCACCGCCGCCGACGCCAACGCCGAGCCGGTCGCCCAGTACACCCTGGGCGCGATCCTGTGGGCGTTCAAGAAGGTGCCGTTCCTGGCCGCCGACGCCCGGAAGTTCCGCGAGGACTGGAGCTACCGCGACCAGCGGGGCGAGCTGTCCGGCCGCGACCGGACGGTGGTGCTGGTCGGCTTCTCCCGCGTCGGCCGCCGGGTCGCCGCGCTGCTGCGGCTGCTGGACCTGGCCCGGGTGCTCGTCGTCGACCCGGTGGCCGACGCGAGCGAGATCCGCGCGGCCGGGGCCGAACCCGCACCGCTGGCGGAAGCCCTGCCCCAAGCGGACGTGCTGAGCCTGCACGCACCCTCGCTGCCGGAAACGCGGCACATGATCGGCGCCGCCGAGCTGGCTGCCCTGCCGCCCGGCGCGGTGCTGATCAACACCGCACGCGGCGCCCTCGTCGACACCGCGGCCCTCGAGCACGCCTGCGCCGCCGACGGCCTGCACGCCGTCCTGGACGTCACCGAGCCCGAGCCGCTGCCCGCCGGGTCCCCGCTCTACGACCTGCCCAACGTGGTGCTGACACCGCACGTGGCGGGCTCGCTCGGTTCGGAGACCCGCCGGATGAGCGCCGAGGCGCTCGGCGAGCTCGAGCGCTACGCCGCGGGCCTGCCGCCCCGGGCCCCGGTGACCCGGCATTCCCTGGCCGTGCAGGCATGA
- a CDS encoding heparinase II/III family protein — protein MVLRSLFDGRPVVRPAFPDVRDRAVWDAADGGPVLADARALLARPGPVLTATAWARTFRDGVRTDYEDAARELRERVTTLVLAAVLAAPEETSFLDGAIDGLVALAEATTWCWAPHDRHAAARGEVLADPDDPFLDLGAAEVASLFAWADQVLGPLFDVRAPGLRKRLRREVELRVLTPFERIRDWHWLGLDGDAHNWNPWIHSAVLTAALLLVDDEERRLRLVRLVVEGLDHYVAVLPDDGGIDEGVAYWWHGACRLLECLDLLAGATGADAGRLPVLAPLIRFPHRMHLGGDAYVNTGDAPARLSPAQPWHVLHRWGERLGDDDVRAHAVSRARASGRLVWPSAGLGRALAGLADPDWRKATAEEPAASWLAREEWLPRVQVLVARETAGSPCGLTSAAKAGHNGERHNHLDVGSYWVAVDGVPVVADVGQPTYTAASFGPDRYRAWALRSEWHNVPEPGVAQEPGEDRGARDVRVELTASAATLAADLAGAYPGVPRWTRSVRLVREPRAHVLVEDDDSVRPVRLRHVLAGDVELGEGEAFVSRGGRRVLRLSWDSRHTTAELERRPLDDPLLRASWGTHLGRLTLLVREGPARVRLEQVR, from the coding sequence GTGGTGTTGCGCTCGCTCTTCGACGGCCGTCCGGTGGTGCGGCCCGCCTTCCCGGACGTGCGTGACCGGGCGGTCTGGGACGCGGCCGACGGCGGTCCGGTGCTCGCGGACGCCCGCGCCCTGCTCGCGCGGCCGGGGCCGGTCCTGACGGCCACGGCGTGGGCCCGGACGTTCCGCGACGGCGTCCGGACCGACTACGAAGACGCCGCCCGCGAGCTTCGCGAACGCGTCACCACGCTCGTGCTGGCCGCGGTGCTGGCGGCCCCGGAGGAGACGTCGTTCCTCGACGGCGCGATCGACGGCCTGGTGGCGCTGGCCGAGGCGACCACCTGGTGCTGGGCGCCGCACGACCGGCACGCGGCCGCCCGGGGCGAGGTGCTCGCCGATCCCGACGACCCGTTCCTCGACCTGGGCGCGGCCGAAGTCGCGTCGCTGTTCGCCTGGGCCGACCAGGTCCTCGGCCCGCTTTTCGACGTCCGTGCCCCGGGCCTGCGCAAGCGTCTGCGCCGGGAGGTCGAACTCCGCGTCCTGACGCCGTTCGAGCGGATCCGCGACTGGCACTGGCTCGGCCTGGACGGCGACGCGCACAACTGGAACCCGTGGATCCACAGCGCCGTCCTCACCGCCGCGCTCCTGCTCGTCGACGACGAAGAACGGCGCCTGCGGCTCGTGCGGCTGGTCGTCGAAGGCCTCGACCACTACGTCGCCGTGCTGCCCGACGACGGCGGCATCGACGAGGGCGTCGCCTACTGGTGGCACGGCGCCTGCCGGCTGCTGGAGTGCCTCGACCTGCTGGCCGGCGCGACCGGAGCCGACGCGGGACGGCTTCCCGTACTGGCGCCGCTGATCCGCTTTCCGCACCGCATGCACCTGGGCGGCGACGCGTACGTCAACACCGGGGACGCCCCGGCCCGCCTGTCACCGGCCCAGCCGTGGCACGTGCTGCACCGGTGGGGCGAGCGGCTCGGCGACGACGACGTCCGGGCGCACGCGGTGAGCCGGGCGCGCGCGAGCGGACGGCTGGTCTGGCCGTCGGCCGGGCTGGGCCGCGCCCTGGCCGGCCTGGCCGACCCGGACTGGCGGAAGGCGACGGCCGAGGAGCCCGCGGCGAGCTGGCTGGCCCGCGAAGAGTGGCTGCCGCGGGTGCAGGTGCTCGTGGCCCGGGAGACGGCGGGCTCGCCGTGCGGGCTGACCTCGGCGGCCAAGGCCGGGCACAACGGCGAGCGGCACAACCACCTCGACGTCGGGTCCTACTGGGTGGCGGTCGACGGGGTGCCGGTGGTGGCCGACGTGGGCCAGCCGACCTACACCGCGGCCAGCTTCGGACCGGACCGGTACCGGGCCTGGGCGCTGCGCAGCGAGTGGCACAACGTCCCCGAGCCGGGCGTCGCGCAGGAACCGGGGGAGGACCGCGGGGCGCGAGACGTCCGGGTCGAGCTCACCGCGTCCGCGGCCACGCTGGCCGCGGACCTCGCCGGGGCCTACCCGGGGGTGCCGCGCTGGACCCGCTCGGTGCGGCTGGTCCGCGAACCCCGCGCCCACGTCCTGGTGGAGGACGACGATTCGGTCCGGCCGGTCCGGCTGCGGCACGTCCTCGCCGGTGACGTCGAGCTGGGAGAGGGCGAAGCGTTCGTGTCCCGGGGCGGGCGGCGGGTGCTGCGGCTGAGCTGGGACTCCCGGCACACCACCGCGGAACTCGAGCGGCGGCCGTTGGACGATCCCCTGCTGCGGGCCTCCTGGGGGACGCACCTCGGCCGGCTCACCCTGCTGGTGCGCGAGGGCCCCGCGCGGGTCCGGCTGGAGCAGGTCCGGTGA
- a CDS encoding sugar ABC transporter substrate-binding protein — MTLPESAGLNRRTFLSATAALAAGGLIGGCASSTTTASGATRVRIWSWLTGMDKYVAGFNAAHPDITVELNVIAAGLKGGYAQQTNALRAHNAPDILHAEYQGLPQLLTTGGLRDLTDDLADLERGYSPAAWQGVRPGGRTWAVPMDLAPMVLYYRKDLFDRHGIAVPRTWDEFRTAAQAVKKADPAARVTTFPLNDGSFFAGMCWQAGDPWWRVDGGSWRVNISGEGTLRTADYWQGMIRDGLVATAPTGDQDWIGAMHTGRLWGLLGASWSVGSLVKSIPKDKDRWAVTTMPTWDGVPANGVQGGSAFAVSAESEVPEAAVKFLRWLSTDPAVAKIGTTFTTPFPSYLPSRDVARQAYKGGYFLGAPVYDVLDEAARRVPDWTWGPNALRIFSTVVDRMSGVKTGGTTLAAAVRQTQAGAVAELRERGLTVLEGKA; from the coding sequence ATGACGCTTCCGGAATCGGCGGGCCTCAACCGCCGGACGTTCCTCTCGGCCACGGCCGCCCTCGCGGCCGGCGGCCTGATCGGCGGCTGCGCGTCGTCGACGACCACGGCCTCCGGTGCCACGCGGGTGCGCATCTGGTCCTGGCTCACCGGCATGGACAAGTACGTCGCCGGGTTCAACGCGGCGCACCCGGACATCACGGTGGAGCTCAACGTGATCGCGGCCGGCCTGAAGGGCGGCTACGCCCAGCAGACCAACGCGTTGCGCGCCCACAACGCCCCGGACATCCTGCACGCCGAGTACCAGGGCCTGCCGCAGCTGCTCACCACGGGCGGCCTGCGGGACCTCACCGACGACCTCGCGGACCTGGAGCGCGGCTACTCCCCCGCGGCCTGGCAGGGCGTGCGGCCCGGCGGCCGCACCTGGGCGGTGCCGATGGACCTCGCCCCGATGGTGCTCTACTACCGCAAGGACCTGTTCGACCGGCACGGGATCGCGGTGCCGCGCACGTGGGACGAGTTCCGCACCGCCGCGCAGGCGGTGAAGAAGGCCGACCCGGCGGCGCGCGTGACGACGTTCCCGCTCAACGACGGCTCCTTCTTCGCCGGGATGTGCTGGCAGGCGGGCGATCCGTGGTGGCGGGTCGACGGCGGGTCGTGGCGGGTGAACATCAGCGGCGAAGGCACGCTCCGCACCGCCGACTACTGGCAGGGCATGATCCGCGACGGCCTGGTCGCCACGGCCCCGACCGGGGACCAGGACTGGATCGGGGCGATGCACACCGGCCGGCTCTGGGGCCTGCTCGGCGCTTCCTGGAGCGTCGGCTCGCTGGTGAAGTCCATCCCGAAGGACAAGGACCGGTGGGCGGTCACCACGATGCCGACCTGGGACGGCGTCCCGGCCAACGGCGTGCAGGGCGGCAGCGCGTTCGCCGTCTCCGCCGAAAGCGAGGTGCCCGAGGCCGCCGTGAAGTTCCTGCGCTGGCTGAGCACCGACCCCGCCGTCGCGAAGATCGGCACGACGTTCACCACGCCCTTCCCCAGCTACCTGCCGAGCCGGGACGTCGCCCGGCAGGCCTACAAGGGCGGGTACTTCCTGGGCGCCCCGGTGTACGACGTGCTCGACGAAGCCGCCCGGCGCGTCCCGGACTGGACGTGGGGCCCCAACGCCCTGCGGATCTTCTCCACCGTCGTCGACCGCATGAGCGGGGTGAAGACCGGCGGCACGACCCTGGCCGCCGCCGTCCGGCAGACGCAGGCCGGCGCCGTCGCCGAGCTGCGCGAGCGGGGATTGACCGTGCTGGAAGGGAAAGCCTGA
- a CDS encoding substrate-binding domain-containing protein — MLASERHQLILSVVREHGAVRLAELVERLGVTAVTVRRDVTELADRGLLTRVHGGVTLTRPRGGHHEPGRAASAFGPAAHGALVGMVAPSVEYYWPTVVQGAQSAVAATGGRLVLRASSYDAAEDRRQITKLLERGVQTLLVAPATSGRGALDLLRWLGSLSVPVVLVERLPPPELPTLALDAATTAHALGAGLAVRHLVSLGHRGVGLVTSRSSPHSPAVRTGWRETIGSLGLDAATALDLDVPAYGAPGWAREYDALLDRCRRAGVRALLVHADREAIGLIERARDGGIAVPGELAVVSYDDEVAAASDPPLTAVCPQKHRLGAVAAELALARLADTTERPVHRLQLWPTLVVRESCGSAPEATPESAPH; from the coding sequence ATGCTCGCCTCCGAACGGCACCAGCTGATCCTTTCGGTGGTGCGCGAGCACGGCGCGGTCCGGCTCGCCGAGCTGGTGGAGCGGCTGGGCGTCACCGCGGTCACCGTGCGGCGGGACGTCACCGAACTGGCCGACCGCGGGCTGCTGACGCGGGTGCACGGCGGGGTCACGCTGACCCGGCCCCGCGGTGGCCACCACGAGCCGGGGCGCGCCGCTTCGGCGTTCGGCCCGGCCGCGCACGGCGCGCTGGTCGGCATGGTCGCGCCGTCGGTCGAGTACTACTGGCCGACGGTGGTCCAGGGTGCGCAGTCCGCGGTGGCCGCCACCGGCGGCCGGCTCGTCCTGCGGGCGTCCAGCTACGACGCGGCCGAGGACCGCCGTCAGATCACCAAGCTCCTCGAACGCGGCGTGCAGACACTGCTGGTCGCCCCGGCCACCAGCGGGCGCGGCGCGCTGGACCTGCTGCGCTGGCTGGGGTCGCTGAGCGTCCCGGTGGTGCTCGTCGAACGCCTGCCGCCGCCGGAGCTGCCGACGCTGGCGCTGGACGCGGCCACCACGGCGCACGCGCTCGGCGCGGGTCTGGCCGTCCGGCACCTGGTTTCCCTCGGTCACCGCGGGGTGGGGCTGGTCACGTCGCGGTCCAGCCCGCACAGCCCGGCGGTGCGCACCGGCTGGCGGGAGACGATCGGCTCCCTGGGCCTGGACGCGGCCACGGCGCTGGACCTCGACGTCCCGGCCTACGGCGCCCCGGGCTGGGCGCGGGAGTACGACGCGCTGCTGGACCGCTGCCGCCGGGCCGGCGTCCGGGCGCTGCTCGTGCACGCCGACCGGGAGGCCATCGGCCTGATCGAACGGGCGCGCGACGGCGGCATCGCGGTGCCCGGCGAGCTGGCGGTGGTCTCCTACGACGACGAGGTCGCGGCGGCGTCCGACCCGCCGCTGACCGCGGTGTGCCCGCAGAAGCACCGGCTCGGCGCGGTGGCCGCCGAACTCGCGCTGGCCCGGCTCGCCGACACGACCGAGCGGCCCGTGCACCGGCTGCAGCTCTGGCCGACGCTCGTGGTGCGCGAATCGTGCGGAAGCGCACCGGAAGCCACCCCGGAATCCGCGCCGCACTGA